A region of Ochotona princeps isolate mOchPri1 chromosome 2, mOchPri1.hap1, whole genome shotgun sequence DNA encodes the following proteins:
- the PRMT6 gene encoding protein arginine N-methyltransferase 6 → MSLPKRRRLESGSGGGGEEGAEEEDGGVLEAAVPRPRRTKRERDQLYYECYSDVSVHEEMIADRVRTDAYRLGILRNWAALRGKTVLDVGAGTGILSVFCAQAGARRVYAVEASAIWQQAREVVRLNGLEDRVHVLPGPVETVELPEQVDAIVSEWMGYGLLHESMLSSVLHARTKWLKEGGLLLPASAELFVAPISDQMLEWRLGFWSQVKQHYGVDMSCLESFATRCLMGHSEIVVQGLSGEDVLARPQRFAQLDLARAGLEQELEAGVGGRFRCSSYGSAPLHGFAIWFQVTFPGGDSEKPLVLSTSPFHPATHWKQALLYLNEPVQVEQDTDISGEITLLPSLDNPRRLRVLLRYKVGDQEEKTKDFAMED, encoded by the coding sequence ATGTCGCTGCCCAAGAGAAGGAGGCTCGAGTCCGGGAGTGGCGGCGGCGGAGAGGAGGGagcggaggaggaggatggcGGGGTGCTGGAGGCGGCTGTGCCGCGACCCCGGAGGACTAAGCGTGAACGGGACCAGCTGTACTACGAGTGCTACTCGGACGTGTCGGTCCACGAGGAGATGATCGCCGACCGCGTCCGCACGGACGCCTACCGCCTGGGTATCCTGCGGAACTGGGCGGCGCTACGAGGCAAGACCGTGCTGGATGTGGGCGCGGGCACCGGGATTCTGAGCGTCTTCTGTGCCCAGGCCGGAGCTCGGCGCGTGTACGCGGTGGAGGCCAGCGCCATTTGGCAACAGGCCCGCGAAGTGGTGCGGCTCAACGGGCTGGAGGACCGGGTGCACGTCCTGCCGGGGCCCGTGGAGACGGTGGAGCTGCCGGAGCAAGTGGACGCCATCGTAAGCGAATGGATGGGCTACGGACTGCTGCATGAGTCCATGCTGAGTTCTGTGCTGCACGCGCGGACCAAGTGGCTGAAAGAGGGCGGTCTGCTGCTGCCGGCCTCCGCCGAGCTGTTCGTGGCACCCATAAGCGACCAGATGCTGGAATGGCGCCTGGGTTTCTGGAGCCAGGTGAAGCAGCACTACGGTGTGGACATGAGCTGCCTGGAGAGCTTCGCCACGCGCTGCCTCATGGGCCACTCGGAGATTGTGGTGCAGGGCCTGTCTGGCGAGGACGTGCTGGCCCGACCACAGCGCTTTGCTCAGCTGGATCTGGCCCGAGCCGGCctagagcaggagctggaggctggTGTGGGCGGTCGCTTCCGCTGCAGCAGCTATGGCTCAGCGCCCCTGCACGGCTTTGCCATCTGGTTCCAGGTGACCTTCCCTGGTGGGGACTCTGAGAAACCCCTGGTGCTGTCCACCTCGCCTTTTCACCCGGCCACGCACTGGAAGCAGGCGCTTCTCTACCTGAACGAGCCGGTACAAGTGGAGCAAGACACGGACATTTCTGGAGAGATcaccctgctgccctccctggaCAACCCTCGTCGCCTGCGCGTGCTGCTGCGCTACAAAGTAGGGGACCAGGAGGAAAAGACCAAAGACTTTGCCATGGAGGACTGA